In Sphaeramia orbicularis chromosome 5, fSphaOr1.1, whole genome shotgun sequence, a genomic segment contains:
- the LOC115419846 gene encoding prostacyclin synthase → MMWTIFLFGFAVLLYFALTHRSRSKTEPPLDKGFIPWLGHALEFGKDASKFLNRMKQKHGNIFTVHVVGRYVTVLLDPHSYDAVIGDSDSLDFTRYAQVLMDRIFNLQLPHHQPVKEKAIMKQHFFGMNLTSLNNAMSTHLKALLKAEIPSNRKDWKEEGLFNLSYGFLFKAGYLTLFGGEQNNNSTDPSSVYEEYRKFDGLLTKMARGTLKSAERRTAHSVRHRLCELLAPAGLSEDSGSSPWLHAYRRLLQEEGADEEMQKKAILMQLWATQGNVGPAAFWLLGHLLTHPDALTAVKREFSRISQMETSETALLDRLVNTPVFDSALEETLRLTAAPFITREVLKEKTLHMADGQEYLLRKGDRVCLFPFISPQMDPEIYHEPQKFKYNRFLNEDGSPKIDFYKGGRQLKYYTMPWGAGTNGCVGKQFAINTIRQFVYMLLTNYDLELCDPNAQLPEVNTGRYGFGMLQPEGDLLVRCKPRNAL, encoded by the exons ATGATGTGGACAATATTCCTGTTTGGCTTCGCTGTCCTGCTTTATTTTGCTCTCACACACAGATCGAG atccAAGACTGAACCGCCTCTTGATAAAGGTTTCATCCCATGGCTCGGCCACGCACTTGAATTTGGAAAAGATGCTTCTAAGTTCTTGAATCGAATGAAGCAGAAACATGGCAACATCTTCACA GTGCATGTTGTTGGGCGTTACGTGACGGTGCTGCTGGATCCACACTCATATGACGCAGTTATCGGTGACTCTGATTCACTGGACTTTACGCGCTACGCACAGGTTCTCATGGACAGAATCTTCAACCTGCAGCTCCCACATCACCAGCCGGTGAAAGAAAAAGCAATAATGAAACA GCACTTTTTTGGAATGAATTTGACCAGCCTTAACAATGCCATGAGCACACACCTGAAAGCCTTACTGAAAGCTGAGATCCCCTCGAACCGGAAAGACTGGAAAGAGGAGGGATTGTTCAACCTCTCTTATGGCTTCCTCTTCAA GGCTGGGTACCTGACGCTTTTTGGAGGAGAGCAGAACAACAACAGCACAGATCCCTCAAGTGTCTACGAGGAGTACCGGAAGTTTGACGGTCTATTAACAAAAATGGCACGGGGCACGTTAAAATCAG CCGAGAGGAGAACAGCACACAGCGTTCGTCACAGACTGTGTGAGCTTTTGGCTCCAGCAGGTCTGAGTGAAGATTCAGGGTCGAGCCCTTGGCTTCACGCCTACAGACGACTGCTTCAGGAGGAGGGGGCCGATGAGGAGATGCAGAAAAAGGCCATACTGATGCAACTCTGGGCCACACAG GGTAATGTTGGTCCTGCTGCATTTTGGCTCCTCGGACACTTGTTGACCCATCCTGATGCTCTGACAGCAGTGAAGAGGGAGTTCAGCCGGATCTCCCAGATGGAAACGTCTGAGACTGCTCTTCTGGACAGACTTGTGAATACCCCAGTGTTTG ACAGCGCTTTGGAAGAGACGCTCAGACTCACTGCTGCCCCCTTCATCACCAGAGAGGTACTGAAAGAAAAGACTCTCCATATGGCTGATGGTCAGGAGTACCTCCTGAGAAAAGGAGACCGGGTGTGTTTATTTCCCTTCATCAGTCCTCAGATGGACCCAGAGATTTACCACGAGCCACAG AAATTCAAGTACAATCGCTTCCTGAATGAAGATGGATCACCAAAGATAGATTTTTATAAAGGAGGGAGGCAGCTGAAATATTACACCATGCCATGGGGTGCAGGGACCAATGGCTGTGTGGGGAAACAGTTTGCCATCAATACCATCAGACA GTTTGTTTACATGCTGTTGACTAACTATGATTTGGAGCTGTGTGACCCAAATGCTCAGTTGCCCGAGGTGAATACCGGCCGTTATGGGTTTGGGATGCTACAACCAGAGGGAGACCTACTTGTCCGATGTAAACCCAGGAATGCACTCTAG